In Campylobacter vicugnae, a genomic segment contains:
- the lptE gene encoding LPS assembly lipoprotein LptE, whose protein sequence is MRLFAVLLLAFLIVGCGYKPSSVVARDILGSSVWIDVIISKTDPESSVVIKDGIKSAMLRRLNTDLVEKEKADSIIIASIKSLTFTAISYDRFGYATAYKANLVMEYRLRQKDGVIKSILANGDYDFRVTNQLNDRRFTDSVISDSERFDAITNASLQSFDEFISKLAMQGLFDGQSNF, encoded by the coding sequence GTGAGACTATTTGCAGTTTTATTGTTAGCTTTTTTAATAGTAGGATGCGGATATAAACCATCTAGCGTGGTAGCTAGAGATATTTTAGGTAGTAGTGTTTGGATTGATGTAATCATTAGCAAAACTGATCCAGAAAGTTCAGTAGTTATCAAAGATGGGATAAAATCAGCCATGCTAAGACGCCTTAATACCGACCTAGTAGAAAAAGAAAAAGCTGATAGTATTATTATAGCCTCTATAAAGTCATTAACATTTACAGCTATATCTTATGATAGGTTTGGTTATGCTACAGCTTATAAAGCAAATTTGGTTATGGAGTATAGATTAAGACAAAAAGATGGAGTAATTAAAAGCATTTTAGCTAATGGAGATTATGATTTTCGTGTAACTAATCAGCTAAATGATAGAAGATTTACAGATAGTGTTATTAGTGATAGTGAGAGATTTGATGCTATTACTAATGCGTCATTGCAAAGCTTTGATGAGTTTATAAGTAAATTAGCTATGCAAGGTCTTTTTGATGGCCAGTCTAATTTCTGA
- a CDS encoding GGDEF domain-containing protein yields MASLISDVIKDVFKEASEKKITLTPDNYHMLFCAAAARRGLGASECKKLENYISKLDQNYQNELKKMNVRNIDELFAFISSRLNRANPVDVTKINLAQTMLLKRILHAINLMHNTKAKELANSSLSMLDGTIGVESLNLIRDRWFEFVSHFDDTYLRRLEKYGIKQNDDIETIISKIEKSKDNSKDIDLKYTKICELIIAALVPSIAPSADDDIARVSEHLRQNPSLLSSQAMEDDIKKCILKRVRLDQNEIKHKISILDEVLNNLNTQIQNFATTLLNNGSSVDSAIFDIDNINSIDDYNAIKQKLQKTSNSLRSEISAMGLKLSDDSRVIHDLKERIKELEEMIAKSSIKKDELTGLNNKNSFEVELANIEDANAKYGVDYALMIIEINSLDEIRLKYGANAKDAILSTMAKIVQNRCINGEFIARTNSDEFMILVANLDKNSAINLAQIMINDIAGYKFRYKNEHIIVSASSGIALRSSANNQSDMIQKASKGLMIAKSGGINCIRVV; encoded by the coding sequence ATGGCCAGTCTAATTTCTGATGTTATTAAAGATGTTTTTAAGGAGGCGAGTGAAAAGAAGATCACTCTAACTCCTGATAACTATCATATGCTTTTTTGTGCCGCTGCAGCTAGGCGTGGGCTTGGAGCAAGTGAGTGTAAAAAATTAGAAAATTATATCTCAAAATTAGATCAAAATTATCAAAATGAGCTAAAAAAGATGAATGTGCGAAATATTGATGAGCTTTTTGCTTTTATTAGCTCTAGATTAAATCGTGCTAATCCTGTTGATGTAACAAAAATTAATCTAGCTCAAACAATGCTTTTAAAACGAATCTTACATGCTATAAATTTAATGCATAATACTAAAGCTAAAGAGCTAGCCAATTCAAGCTTATCAATGCTAGATGGTACAATAGGAGTAGAGAGTTTAAATTTAATTAGAGATCGCTGGTTTGAGTTTGTCTCTCATTTTGATGATACTTATCTAAGAAGATTAGAAAAATATGGAATTAAGCAAAACGATGATATAGAGACCATAATATCTAAAATAGAAAAATCAAAAGATAACTCCAAGGATATTGATCTAAAATATACTAAAATCTGTGAGTTGATAATCGCAGCTTTGGTTCCTTCTATTGCTCCAAGCGCTGATGATGATATAGCTAGAGTTAGTGAGCATTTAAGGCAAAATCCATCTTTGCTTAGTAGTCAAGCTATGGAAGATGATATTAAAAAGTGTATTTTAAAGCGTGTTCGTCTTGACCAAAATGAGATTAAACATAAAATTTCTATATTAGATGAAGTATTAAATAATCTAAATACTCAAATTCAAAATTTTGCTACAACGCTTTTAAATAATGGCAGTAGTGTAGATAGTGCTATTTTTGATATAGATAATATAAACTCAATTGATGATTATAATGCTATTAAGCAAAAGCTGCAAAAAACATCAAATTCGCTCCGTAGCGAGATATCAGCAATGGGGCTAAAGCTTAGTGATGATAGTAGAGTGATTCATGATTTAAAAGAGCGTATTAAAGAGCTTGAAGAGATGATAGCAAAGTCTTCTATTAAAAAAGATGAGCTAACAGGATTAAATAATAAAAATAGTTTTGAAGTAGAACTAGCAAATATTGAAGATGCAAATGCAAAGTATGGAGTTGATTATGCTCTTATGATTATTGAGATAAATTCCTTAGATGAGATTAGATTAAAATATGGAGCAAATGCTAAAGATGCTATCTTATCTACAATGGCTAAAATTGTTCAAAATCGTTGTATCAATGGAGAATTTATCGCTAGGACAAATTCAGATGAATTTATGATATTAGTAGCAAATTTAGACAAAAATAGTGCTATAAATTTAGCTCAAATAATGATAAATGATATTGCTGGATATAAATTTAGATATAAAAATGAACATATTATAGTTAGTGCTAGCTCTGGAATTGCTTTAAGATCTAGTGCTAATAATCAATCTGATATGATTCAAAAAGCTAGCAAGGGATTAATGATTGCTAAAAGTGGGGGGATAAATTGCATAAGAGTGGTTTGA